One Purpureocillium takamizusanense chromosome 1, complete sequence genomic window carries:
- a CDS encoding uncharacterized protein (COG:S~EggNog:ENOG503P0KH): MAQRGTRMNEFEERDYYPAPRRSAPEFDDVEYRTTRVATRSPPPRSRSRVATRDEEIDVRVRERETNRTPAFLREDARRTEAGPMVLRQRDVETVDRHRRSPSPVRYREERLVRRPKSASPPPMREEHEHLRFVERERVRSPSVVRRRSPSPLPIRFVQRPRRSPSPPAREHIRTRIVETERERVPSPSPSPPPPPPVIRGPTVEREVITHYTDIDHGVLRAKRPSPPPPPPPRSRPRERETDIDISLSKNRTEVDIHRSSSRARSRSRERRSHYHDDDLDVVVRRDDRLRVDDRSKQHRRAHSAAPLGSPVDEEADYITGKVDSRGRMGEARGGATKDWTIVDVPPGTERVRMDGIGGASTDTTWSRYSGVRRTQFLPERDGAVVPRAPSPGPTRGRTSVAVDFNQTTEIDVDIDRRVTKRPAPPPPPPPKEMWTEITKDLVVREAIEQMGYEYEETKWFFYIMDYLRYDDVLQLTELSDRIRCARKTQEIRWERDYYDEWDYPYRRHHHDHHPHHHRHRGWDDERVREREVIYDSRRPARYMY; this comes from the exons ATGGCGCAACGCGGTACAAGAATGAACGAGTTCGAGGAGCGGGACTATTAcccggctcctcgccgctctgCCCCCGAGTTTGACGATGTCGAGTATCGCACGACCCGCGTCGCTACCAGAAGCCCGCCTCCCCGCTCTCGCTCGCGCGTGGCCACAAGAGACGAAGAAATAGACGTCCGCGTacgtgagagagagacgaaCCGCACCCCTGCGTTCCTTCGCGAGGACGCGCGCCGCACCGAGGCTGGCCCCATGGTTCTCCGCcagcgcgacgtcgagacCGTGGATAGGCACCGTCGAAGCCCCAGCCCGGTGCGCTACCGGGAAGAGAGACTCGTCCGGCGCCCCAAGAGCGCTTCGCCCCCACCCATGCGCGAGGAGCATGAGCATCTGCGGTTCGTCGAGAGGGAACGGGTCAGGAGCCCTTCCGTCGTACGCCGCagatccccctcccctctaCCCATCAGATTTGTCCAGCGACCCCGTCGCTCTCCTTCTCCCCCGGCGCGTGAGCATATCCGCACCAGGATAGTGGAAACGGAACGAGAGCGCGTCCcatctccgtctccttcaccacctcccccgccgcctgtcATTCGCGGACCGACCGTAGAGCGGGAGGTCATTACACACTACACAGATATTGACCATG GGGTCTTGCGAGCGAAGCGaccaagcccgccgccgccgccgccgcctcgatcGCGCCCCAGAGAGCGTGAGACGGATATCGACATATCTTTGTCCAAGAATCGCACCGAGGTGGACATCCATCGCTCCAGCAGCCGTGCTCGCTCGAGGAGTCGCGAGCGTCGGTCCCATtaccatgacgacgaccttgACGTCGTTGTCCGTCGCGACGACCGTCTTCGTGTAGATGATCGATCCAAGCAGCACCGCCGGGCGCATTCGGCTGCGCCGCTTGGGTCGCCAGTGGACGAAGAAGCCGATTACATCACCGGCAAGGTGGACTCCCGTGGGCGCATGGGTGAGGCCCGGGGCGGCGCAACCAAGGATTGGACCATCGTGGACGTGCCACCTGGCACCGAGCGGGTTCGGATGGACGGCATCGGGGGCGCCAGCACAGATACCACATGGTCCCGGTACAGCGGAGTGCGGCGCACGCAATTCCTTCCCGAGAGGGATGGGGCCGTTGTTCCCAGGGCGCCTTCCCCTGGCCCGACACGCGGGCGCACCAGCGTAGCCGTTGATTTCAACCAAACGACCGAAATCGATGTCGACATTGACCGTCGTGTCACCAAGAGACccgcccctccgccccctccgccgccaaaggAGATGTGGACAGAAATCACCAAGGACCTTGTCGTCCGGGAGGCAATCGAGCAGATGGGCTACGAGTATGAAGAAACCAAATGGTTCTTCTACATCATGGATTATTTGCGATAT GACGACGTATTGCAGCTCACCGAGCTGTCGGATCGCATTCGTTGTGCTCGAAAGACACAGGAGATCCGGTGGGAGCGAGACTATTACGATGAGTGGGACTACCCAtatcgccgccatcatcacgaccaccacccccaccaccaccgacacaGGGGATGGGACGACGAGAGGGTGCGGGAGCGGGAGGTGATTTACGACAGCCGCAGGCCGGCAAGGTACATGTATTAG
- the CRH1_1 gene encoding Licheninase (EggNog:ENOG503NUG7~COG:O~CAZy:GH16~SECRETED:SignalP(1-19~SECRETED:cutsite=VSA-QT~SECRETED:prob=0.6969)), translating to MFSKSLALAIAAASSLVSAQTSTACNPLKTTCPADPAFGSKKVVWNFANGACSSLKALGSTSQITYGNNGAQFSITQQGQAPTIATSQYLFFGRVDVQVQAAPGRGIVTAFVLQSDDLDEIDLEWVGADNSQVQSNYFSRGDTSSYDRGAFHPVSNPTGSTHTYSIEWTSKYVKWIIDTQTVRTLTYEQAMAKGGAAGFPQTPMQVKLGTWIAGRPDASPGTVQWAGGYVDWSQAPFNAYFRSINITDYAGADSYGKDAKQYVYGDHSGTYQSIKVQ from the exons ATGTTCTCCAAGTCCCTTGCCCTGGCCAttgcggcggcctcgtcgctcgtctcAGCCCAGACGTCGACAGCTTGCAACCCTCTCAAGACCA CCTGCCCCGCGGACCCTGCGTTTGGCTCCAAGAAAGTCGTCTGGAACTTTGCGAATGGCGCCTGTTCGTCTCTCAAGGCGCTCGGAAGCACCAGCCAAATCACCTACGGCAACAACGGCGCCCAGTTCTCCATCAcccagcagggccaggcgcCCACCATTGCCACGAGCCAGTACCTCTTCttcggccgcgtcgacgtccAGGTCCAGGCCGCCCCCGGTCGGGGCATCGTGACGGCGTTTGTGCTGCAGTCGGACGACCTCGATGAG ATCGACCTGGAATgggtcggcgccgacaactCCCAAGTCCAAAGCAACTACTTCAGCAGAGGCGACACGTCCAGCTACGACCGCGGCGCCTTCCACCCCGTCTCCAACCCGACCGGCTCGACGCACACCTACTCCATCGAGTGGACGTCCAAATACGTAAAGTGGATCATCGACACGCAGACGGTCCGCACCCTCACGTACGagcaggccatggccaagggcggcgccgccggcttcccCCAGACCCCCATGCAGGTCAAGCTCGGCACCTGgatcgccggccgcccggATGCCTCACCCGGCACCGTCCAGTGGGCCGGCGGCTACGTCGACTGGTCTCAGGCGCCGTTCAATGCCTACTTCAGGAGCATCAACATTACAGATTATGCCGGTGCGGACAGTTACGGCAAAGACGCCAAGCAGTACGTCTACGGGGATCACTCTGGCACCTACCAAAGCATCAAGGTTCAGTAA
- the PFK1 gene encoding 6-phosphofructokinase (EggNog:ENOG503NUSX~COG:G) yields MAAAPKKKIAVMTSGGDSPGMNAVVRAVVRTAIHLGCDAFAIYEGYEGLVRGGDYIKKMEWHDVRGWLSEGGTLIGTARCMAFYERPGRMTAAKNMVLHGIDALIICGGDGSLTGADKFRAEWPSLLEELVSKGQLTKEQIAPYKNLNIVGIVGSIDNDLSGTDATVGCYSALSRICEMVDYIEATASSHSRAFVIEVMGRHCGWLALLAGVASGADFIFIPERPQPQDWREDMAQVVTRHRSMGKRKTIVIVAEGARDKDGTKISPEDVRGLLADKSEDGLGLDTRITTLGHVQRGGTAVAYDRMLGTLQGVEAVHAVLEATPETETCFIAINENKIVRKPLMEAVQDTKKVAAAVDAKDFEKAMSLRDAEFADQYFSYLTTTNAMVADHKLPEKSRMKIGFINVGAPAGGMNAAVRAAVAYCISRGHDPVAIHNGFAGFARHHGDKPLGSVRPFNWLEVDGWASKGGSEIGTNRELPSDSGMDLIADLIEQYGFDALFIVGGFEAFHSVSQLRKAREEYPSLCIPICLLPATISNNVPGTEYSLGSDTCLNELVNYCDKIKQSASATRRRVFVIETQGGRSGYIATLSGLNVGASAVYIPEEGISLEMLNADVNHLKQEFKNDRGQSRAGRLILVNEKSSKVYDAKLIASIIREEAHDRFESRESIPGHVQQGGAPSPMDRCRAVRLAIKCIQHLEDYGCHAHNRVKRDPNSTAVIGIQGSDVVFTPMKDLEERGTDWPNRRPKTAHWLGLRDVVDMLGGRPDYPRPERSLTGLIAKDTKRGIV; encoded by the exons atggccgccgcgcccaagaAGAAAATCGCCGTCATGACCTCGGGAGGCGACTCCCCAGGCATgaacgccgtcgtccgcgccgtcgtccggACCGCCATCCACCTGGGCTGCGATGCGTTCGCCATCTACGAAGGCTACGAGGGTCTGGTTCGCGGCGGAGACTACATCAAGAAGATGGAGTGGCACGATGTCCGCGGCTGGCTGTCCGAAGGAGGCACTCTTATCGGCACTGCACGGTGCATGGCCTTTTACGAGCGACCGGGTCGCATGACTGCCGCTAAGAACATGGTCCTTCACGGCATCGATGCTCTCATCATCTGTGGAGGAGACGGCTCCTTGACCGGTGCCGACAAGTTTCGTGCCGAGTGGCCTTCGCTTCTTGAAGAGCTCGTCTCCAAAGGCCAGCTCACAAAGGAACAGATTGCCCCGTACAAGAACCTCAACATTGTCGGCATTGTGGGCTCCATCGACAACGACCTCTCTGGCACCGATGCCACCGTTGGCTGCTATTCGGCCCTCTCGCGCATCTGCGAAATGGTTGATTACATCGAGGCCACTGCCTCTTCGCACTCGCGCGCCTTTGTCATTGAGGTCATGGGCCGCCATTGCGGCTGGCTAGCCCTTCTTGCTGGTGTTGCATCAGGCGCCGATTTCATATTCATACCAGAGCGCCCCCAGCCGCAGGATTGGCGGGAGGACATGGCCCAGGTGGTGACACGG CACCGAAGTATGGGCAAGCGCAAAACcattgtcatcgtcgccgagggagCCCGCGACAAGGACGGGACCAAGATCTCCCCGGAGGATGTCAGAGGCTTGCTGGCCGACAAGAGTGAGGACGGCCTCGGCTTGGATACGCGCATCACCACCCTTGGCCACGTCCAGCGTGGTGGAACGGCCGTGGCGTACGATCGAATGCTGGGCACCTTGCAAGGTGTCGAGGCAGTCCACGCTGTCCTCGAGGCCACGCCCGAGACCGAGACATGCTTCATTGCCATCAACGAGAACAAGATTGTGCGCAAGCCGCTCATGGAAGCAGTCCAAGATACCAAGAAggtggcagcagcggtcgACGCCAAGGATTTCGAGAAAGCCATGTCGCTGCGGGACGCCGAGTTTGCCGATCAGTACTTCTCCTACCTCACAACCACCAATGCTATGGTTGCCGACCATAAGCTTCCGGAAAAAAGC AGGATGAAAATTGGCTTCATCAATGTTGGAGCGCCTGCTGGTGGCATGAATGCGGCGGTGCGCGCTGCCGTCGCATACTGCATCAGCCGCGGGCACGACCCCGTTGCCATCCACAATGGCTTTGCTGGCTTCGCGCGGCATCATGGTGACAAACCCCTGGGCTCGGTTCGCCCCTTCAACTGGCTCGAGGTGGATGGCTGGGCCAGCAAGGGCGGATCCGAGATTGGAACGAACCGGGAGCTGCCGTCCGACTCTGGCATGGATCTGATTGCCGACCTGATCGAGCAGTACGGCTTTGACGCCCTGTTCATCGTTGGCGGCTTTGAGGCCTTTCACTCCGTCTCGCAGCTGCGCAAGGCTAGGGAGGAGTACCCGTCGCTTTGCATCCCCATCTGCCTGCTCCCTGCCACCATCTCCAACAACGTCCCGGGAACAGAGTACTCGTTGGGCTCCGACACTTGTCTCAACGAGCTGGTGAATTACTGCGACAAGATCAAGCAGTCCGCATCGGCTACCCGTCGTCGGGTGTTTGTCATCGAGACACAGGGCGGCCGTTCGGGCTATATTGCGACGCTCAGTGGTCTCAACGTTGGCGCGTCGGCGGTTTACATCCCCGAGGAGGGCATCAGTCTCGAGATGCTCAACGCCGATGTCAACCATCTCAAGCAAGAGTTCAAGAACGACAGGGGCCAGTCGCGCGCGGGGCGCCTGATCCTGGTCAACGAAAAGTCCAGCAAAGTTTACGATGCTAAGCTCATCGCAAGCATCATCCGCGAGGAGGCTCATGACCGGTTCGAAAGCCGAGAGAGCATCCCCGGCCACGTCCAGCAGGGaggcgcgccgtcgcccatggaccgctgccgcgccgtccgcctGGCCATCAAGTGCATCCAGCACCTCGAGGATTACGGCTGCCACGCACACAACCGCGTCAAGAGGGACCCCAACAGCACAgccgtcatcggcatccAGGGATCGGACGTCGTCTTCACGCCCATGAAGGACCTGGAGGAGCGCGGGACCGACTGGCCAAATCGGAGGCCTAAAACGGCACACTGGTTgggcctgcgcgacgtgGTGGATATGCTCGGCGGCAGGCCCGACTACCCGAGGCCGGAGAGGAGCTTGACCGGCCTGATTGCTAAGGACACTAAGCGTGGCATCGTCTGA
- the SRB4 gene encoding RNA polymerase II mediator complex subunit (EggNog:ENOG503NZMX~COG:K), which translates to MATKDGPPPLSLRPFPVADRQPSNLADFIARVNARPGGFRSLTEAKLREQIKVEENPDHDAEQEDVDMSDVADDEDAPASRDPNIARMEVLKNIDLASNTAMLTLDSLSLLLSKQNPTQAGLTLSQQLRDMVGIGTLGADKLDEPSANDAQTKAHEEVAVGWTLMEINKARNAAEAASLFLEREVDTESRYWEEVMSVKKAGWSMCRVPQERHTLGVRFGFSEAAAEFKNNGLAPMRRSEDGSIELDLGRLGGVSEGLVVTYEKDDKIVGRSVPWRRSPDDPLLESRVLESRNTIFSQELWHELTREARTLAAYDVRLQGSRLTCKVDESSKITIELLPLEACPSPDDSLAENGTTEMTLLSLHILLSYAHRYNELMRTRPIPPHVSRARGQQTYALLRPIIARLKSNISIRACTEYVGDLVGALQKAGLPSSFTLRTPQLSMIESGASGPNQQSGAQTLVRNMLQPLEFTVKVVILDDMSFTIRGRTLLFPFTATYYHVLLPPSSPLQSMAAPFADGYSELRTLSEYVQTAVARTLAMHNISRLSASSTNCEWALDIVGTAIQDAEANRSALHFAVRDVDSGSTIVLTSVPAGESGSNGGQKAWTWAKNGSGSESRTLEAVVDDFSRTVNL; encoded by the exons ATGGCAACCAAAgatggcccgccgccgctctcgctGCGGCCGTTCCCCGTGGCCGACCGGCAACCCAGCAAcctcgccgacttcatcgCTCGCGTCAACGCCCGTCCGGGCGGCTTTCGCAGTCTGACAGAAgccaagctgcgcgagcagaTCAAGGTTGAGGAGAACCCTGATCATGACGCGGAACAAGAGGACGTCGACATGTCGGACGtcgctgatgatgaggatgccCCCGCCAGCAGGGATCCCAACATTGCCCGCATGGAAGTTCTCAAGAACATTGA CTTAGCAAGCAACACGGCCATGCTCACCCTCGACTCCCTCTCACTCCTTCTCTCGAAACAGAACCCGACACAGGCCGGTTTGACCCTTTCGCAGCAGCTTCGCGACATGGTGGGCATTGGTActctcggcgccgacaagctgGATGAACCAAGCGCCAACGATGCCCAAACAAAAGCTCATGAGGAGGTTGCCGTTGGCTGGACCCTGATGGAGATCAACAAGGCCAGgaatgccgccgaggccgcgagCCTCTTTCTGGAGCGCGAGGTGGACACTGAAAGTAGATATTGGGAGGAGGTCATGTCGGTCAAAAAGGCTGGCTGGTCCATGTGTCGAGTGCCGCAGGAGCGACATACACTGGGCGTCCGCTTCGGTTTCTCAGAAG CTGCGGCCGAGTTCAAGAACAACGGTTTAGCGCCCATGCGAAGAAGTGAAGACGGTTCCATCGAGCTTgaccttggccgtcttggcgGCGTGTCAGAGGGCTTGGTCGTCACATACGAAAAGGACGACAAAATCGTCGGCCGATCGGTCCCCTGGCGGCGATCCCCAGACGACCCTTTACTTGAGTCCCGCGTGCTCGAATCACGCAACACCATCTTCTCGCAGGAGCTCTGGCATGAGCTGACTCGTGAAGCCCGCACCCTCGCCGCTTACGATGTTCGCCTGCAAGGGTCGCGCTTGACATGTAAAGTTGACGAGTCATCTAAGATCACTATCGAGCTATTACCCCTCGAGGCTTGCCCGTCACCAGACGATTCGTTAGCTGAGAATGGGACGACAGAGATGACTCTACTGTCATTGCATATCCTTCTAAGCTACGCCCACCGTTACAACGAACTCATGAGGACACGTCCAATCCCCCCTCATGTCTCGCGCGCCCGTGGGCAGCAAACCTACGCTCTTCTTCGACCCATAATTGCGCGCTTGAAATCCAATATTAGCATCAGGGCTTGCACAGAATACGTCGGAGACCTTGTCGGAGCCCTTCAAAAGGCtggcttgccgtcgtcgtttACACTCCGCACGCCTCAGCTCTCCATGATTGAGTCTGGTGCCAGCGGCCCGAACCAGCAGTCTGGCGCTCAGACCCTCGTCCGCAATATGCTCCAGCCGCTCGAATTTACCGTCAAGGTTGTCATTCTCGACGACATGTCGTTCACCATCCGCGGGCGGACTCTTCTCTTCCCCTTTACAGCTACATACTACCATGTCCTTCTgccgccttcgtcgccgttgcaGTCAATGGCCGCTCCCTTCGCAGACGGATACTCGGAGCTTCGCACGCTCTCCGAATACGTCCAAACAGCTGTTGCGCGCACTCTCGCGATGCATAACATTTCTAGGCtctccgcgtcgtcgaccaacTGTGAGTGGGCGCTGGATATCGTCGGGACGGCCATCcaagacgccgaggccaatCGCTCCGCGCTGCACTTTGCTGTGCGTGACGTCGACTCTGGGTCCACCATTGTCCTCACGAGTGTCCCCGCCGGCGAGTCTGGCAGCAACGGTGGTCAGAAGGCGTGGACGTGGGCCAAGAACGGGAGCGGTAGTGAAAGCAGGACGTTGGAGGCTGTGGTCGATGACTTCTCCCGCACGGTCAACTTGTAG
- a CDS encoding uncharacterized protein (COG:A~EggNog:ENOG503NTZ9), whose product MATAMAEGQTLAELEEELTIQNVILQSLEDQTFDGVEGERREAVKEIERLKAVIALQRLSQASSQRSNVSESQQADRALPERGSGSPPALPYATAHEAHPSSPFGDRLSHLASVTTPRRQTMDRDIWSSPASRSLPSRKRELQATNFSARGGSPKSRRTTPTPAGSSRPMASSQSVEIVDLTGSDVEDDATYIAEQIKAENRVKQELRDRQLAQQLSQESSAGPSRPTSDPRSEDALSRLMATQRANSRGLSGPSDSMAGISSSGYRQSLGENPAMNIPGAYHPSWDRPLGLAGSPSPTLGRPYATAPSTPRVHTANPITGSFSAGYPPGATTPSGCHGQPAVGTPALTYGVGPQATPMFPNVAIGDPGLRRVPSLPPFGDTRLMDIINRTSHFDYSMYADENGQAFPDRLSNFLSEAYHDPRVTEKELDDLLQNIRPDMEIPERNRDRTPAGLRGALYLHQELALSWMKKMEDGSNKGGILADDMGLGKTISTLALMLERPQKKKPKTNLIIGPLSLIRQWEDELKAKTKLAYRMSVFVYHNAKGVSSEDLQRYDVVLTTYGTIAAEWKRLQKFMEENRDRTIDLNDRASSAKFPLLHPERAEFYRVILDEAQHIKNEKTKTAKACHSIKATYRWCLTGTPMMNGVIELYSLVKFLKIKPYCVWEQFRESFGTLWGKQGVSKSVAMKRLRALLRAIMLRRKKDSELEGKPILNLPAKSEQVVHAELCEDERHFYKQLEEKSQVQFSKYLREGSIGKNYSNILVLLLRMRQACCHPHLNLDVDDAVPLSVGAEEMLDLVRHLEKPVVERIKAMEAFECPICFDAVQSPSFFVPCGHDSCQDCLTRLVDNAATMTVQSGEDSNTAKCPVCRGSFDPKKCFSYDAFRTVHMPETIVKPDEADAEDSDSDDEESDSDDDHDADDVDGNGNLKDFIVDDDFDDTDYLKTSGAGSGDADASEKQKRKKKKGKKKEEEVKPSMLKSLRVEAGKNRAAYKKYMRYLHKTWMPSAKVTACMELLKRIQASKEKAIVFSQWTLLLDLLEVAMSHDKLGLKPLRYDGSMSADQRAQAARDFRRKPEAMVMLVSLRAGNAGLNLTSANNVIIMDPFWNPYIEMQAVDRAHRIGQTKDVKVHRILTQETVEDRIMELQERKKEIVEAALDETESMKIGRLNVSELKFLFHGRE is encoded by the exons ATGGCGACAGCCATGGCTGAGGGCCAGACCCTagccgagctggaggaggagctgaCCATCCAAAACGTCATACTTCAGTCCCTCGAGGACCAGACCtttgatggcgtcgagggggagaggagagaggcGGTGAAAGAGATTGAACGCCTCAAGGCAGTCATTGCCCTGCAGAGACTGTCTCAGGCATCATCACAACGCAGTAACGTTTCTGAATCGCAGC AGGCCGACCGCGCACTACCTGAACGAGGCAGCGGCTCTCCGCCAGCCTTGCCATATGCAACAG CACACGAAGCGCATCCAAGTTCACCATTCGGAGATCGCCTTTCCCATCTCGCAAGCGTGACGACACCTCGGAGGCAAACCATGGATAGAGATATATGGAGCAGTCCAGCCTCGCGATCCTTACCAAGCCGCAAGCGGGAGCTACAGGCGACCAACTTTTCTGCGCGTGGCGGTTCCCCAAAGTCTCGAcggacgacgccgactcCGGCGGGAAGCTCACGTCCCATGGCTTCGTCACAGAGCGTCGAAATAGTCGACCTGACAGG GtccgacgtcgaggatgatgcAACATACATTGCGGAGCAAATCAAAGCCGAGAATAGGGTCAAGCAGGAGTTGCGTGACAGGCAGCTCGCCCAACAACTGTCCCAGGAATCATCAGCTGGTCCTTCGCGACCAACTTCGGACCCAAGAAGCGAGGATGCGCTGTCGAGGTTGATGGCCACCCAGCGGGCAAACTCACGAGGATTATCTGGGCCATCAGATTCGATGGCGGGGATTAGCAGCTCTGGGTATAGACAATCACTCGGAGAGAATCCCGCTATGAATATACCCGGGGCATACCATCCCAGCTGGGACCGACCGCTCGGCCTTGCTGGCTCACCATCGCCTACTCTTGGCCGACCATATGCCACGGCTCCGTCGACTCCACGGGTGCACACGGCGAACCCAATAACGGGGAGCTTTAGTGCAGGCTATCCGCCGGGCGCGACGACCCCGTCAGGCTGTCATGGGCAACCCGCCGTGGGTACTCCGGCCCTGACGTACGGGGTTGGGCCACAGGCGACGCCCATGTTCCCAAATGTGGCTATTGGAGACCCCGGCCTTAGAAGGGTACCGAGCCTGCCACCATTTGGGGATACAAGGCTGATGGATATTATTAATCGTACGAGTCACTTCGACTACTCAATGTACGCGGACGAGAATGGTCAAGCGTTTCCCGACAGACTCTCCAACTTTCTGTCAGAGGCGTATCACGACCCACGAGTTACCGAAAAGGAGCTGGACGATCTTCTTCAGAATATTCGACCAGATATGGAGATTCCTGAGCGCAATCGGGACAGAACCCCGGCAGGGCTCAGGGGAGCACTCTATCTTCATCAAGAGCTTGCTCTCTCgtggatgaagaagatggaggaTGGTTCCAATAAGGGTGGTATTCTTGCCGACGACATGGGTCTTGGGAAGACGATCTCAACGTTGGCTCTCATGTTGGAGCGACCGCAAaagaagaagcccaag ACGAATCTCATCATCGGCCCATTGTCGCTCATTCGCCAGTGGGAAGATGAGTTGAAGGCGAAGACAAAGCTCGCGTACCGCATGTCTGTCTTCGTCTACCATAACGCCAAGGGCGTTAGTTCTGAGGACTTGCAGCGGTACGACGTTGTGTTGACCACCTACGGGACTATCGCTGCCGAGTGGAAGCGTCTCCAGAAATTCATGGAAGAGAATCGAGATAGGACCATCGACCTCAACGACCGCGCCAGCTCAGCCAAGTTTCCGTTGCTGCATCCCGAGAGAGCAGAGTTCTACAGAGTCATCCTCGATGAGGCGCAGCACATCAAGAACGAGAAAACAAAGACTGCGAAAGCGTGCCACAGCATCAAGGCGACGTATAGGTGGTGCCTCACAGGCACGCCGATGATGAACGGTGTCATCGAGTTGTATTCGTTGGTGAAGTTCCTCAAGATCAAGCCCTACTGCGTATGGGAGCAGTTTCGAGAGTCCTTCGGAACGCTTTGGGGGAAACAAGGTGTTTCAAAATCCGTTGCAATGAAGCGGCTGCGGGCTCTGCTCAGAGCCATCATGTTGCGACGCAAGAAAGACTCGGAGCTGGAGGGGAAACCAATTCTGAACTTACCCGCCAAGTCAGAGCAAGTCGTGCACGCTGAGCTTTGCGAAGATGAACGGCACTTCTACAAGCAGCTGGAGGAGAAGTCGCAAGTGCAATTCAGCAAATATCTCCGTGAGGGGTCTATTGGCAAGAACTACTCCAACATTCTTGTGCTTCTACTGCGCATGCGCCAAGCTTGCTGCCACCCGCACCTGAATTTagatgtcgacgacgcggtccCACTCAgcgttggcgccgaggaaaTGCTGGACCTCGTCAGGCATCTCGAGAAGCCGGTCGTCGAAAGAatcaaggccatggaggcgtTTGAATGTCCAATTTGCTTCGACGCTGTACAATCTCCTTCTTTCTTCGTTCCATGCGGCCACGACAGCTGTCAAGATTGTCTCACTCGACTGGTGGACAACGCCGCGACCATGACCGTTCAGTCGGGTGAGGACTCGAACACGGCCAAGTGCCCGGTCTGCCGTGGCTCATTTGATCCAAAGAAATGCTTTTCCTACGACGCATTCCGAACTGTGCATATGCCAGAAACGATCGTCAAGCCTGATGAGGCAGACGCCGAAGACTCTGacagcgacgatgaggaaTCAGACTCGGatgacgaccacgacgctgaTGATGTTGATGGCAACGGCAACCTCAAGGACTTCATTGTCGATGATGACTTTGACGACACGGACTATTTGAAAACCAGTGgagccggcagcggcgatgcaGATGCCTCTGAGAAgcagaagaggaagaagaagaaaggaaagaagaaggaggaggaggtgaaGCCGTCGATGCTGAAGAGTCTTCGTGTCGAGGCTGGGAAGAACCGGGCCGCCTACAAGAAGTACATGCGATACTTGCACAAGACTTGGATGCCATCTGCTAAAGTCACTGCATGCATGGAGCTGCTCAAGAGAATCCAGGCCAGCAAGGAAAAAGCCATTGTCTTTTCCCAGTGGACGCTGCTTCTGGACCTGCTGGAGGTAGCCATGTCACACGACAAGTTGGGGCTGAAGCCCCTGCGATACGACGGCAGCATGTCCGCCGACCAGCGCGCACAGGCGGCACGGGATTTTCGGAGGAAGCCAGAGGCGATGGTCATGCTCGTGTCTCTCCGCGCGGGCAACGCGGGCCTTAACTTGACGTCGGCCAAcaacgtcatcatcatggatCCGTTCTGGAACCCGTACATTGAGATGCAAGCCGTCGATCGCGCGCACCGCATCGGGCAGACCAAGGACGTCAAGGTGCATCGCATCCTCACCCAGGAGACGGTCGAGGACCGCATCATGGAGCTCCAGGAGCGCAAGAAGGAGAttgtcgaggcggcgctcgacgagacGGAGAGCATGAAGATTGGCCGTCTCAACGTGAGCGAGCTCAAGTTTCTCTTTCACGGAAGAGAGTAG